One window of the Runella slithyformis DSM 19594 genome contains the following:
- a CDS encoding M15 family metallopeptidase, giving the protein MDSLRQKKKGYRAHPIELDSSHRNEPLIDLRLHITGINHYFREDNPPYYFSIPSAISQLWVRETVFKKLKRIEQKLRKVGLKLFVFDAYRPVEVQNYFHDVWFPEYLKEVLGHDISETELRQEVEKFWAKGAVSSREVDLLSPPPHSTGAAVDLCICRTNNESLFFGGIFDDVTESAYTDYFEQLQNRRRLTFSETEALQNRRLLYWIMTDEGFVNNPSEWWHFSYGDQMWAKLTDTPAAIYSSAWWLLP; this is encoded by the coding sequence ATGGATAGTCTAAGACAGAAGAAAAAAGGCTATCGAGCGCATCCAATCGAATTGGATAGCTCCCACCGCAACGAGCCTCTTATTGATTTACGCTTACACATCACGGGTATCAATCACTATTTTCGGGAAGACAACCCGCCTTATTATTTCAGCATTCCTTCGGCAATCTCCCAACTTTGGGTTCGGGAAACAGTATTTAAGAAGCTGAAAAGAATCGAACAAAAACTGAGGAAAGTAGGATTAAAGTTATTTGTGTTTGATGCGTATCGTCCCGTAGAAGTGCAAAACTATTTCCATGATGTCTGGTTTCCGGAATACCTCAAAGAAGTTTTAGGACATGATATCAGCGAAACTGAACTCCGGCAGGAAGTGGAAAAATTTTGGGCGAAAGGGGCTGTTTCAAGCCGGGAAGTAGATTTATTATCGCCGCCGCCTCACTCGACAGGCGCTGCCGTAGATTTGTGTATTTGCCGCACCAATAACGAAAGCCTGTTCTTCGGTGGAATTTTTGACGATGTAACGGAGTCGGCCTACACCGATTATTTTGAGCAATTACAAAACCGGCGTCGCTTGACGTTCTCAGAAACAGAGGCCCTTCAAAACAGAAGGCTGCTGTATTGGATAATGACCGATGAAGGTTTTGTAAACAATCCTTCTGAGTGGTGGCATTTTTCTTATGGCGACCAAATGTGGGCAAAACTCACCGATACTCCCGCAGCTATTTATTCCTCGGCTTGGTGGCTATTACCCTGA
- a CDS encoding tetratricopeptide repeat protein, whose protein sequence is MKEKTQPRNPYLLALFKALVKYEVCSTICVGAEVKESEFANKIDDINSYLANQNLKGFGTADNAQDRLMGLEGNNPTDDSLNKFCVSLLKNKYGYCHWIDFTDKEKPKTAVPTTNEKLFPLVRRRLLEIIVTAEKITVQADINQQNQANEEKLVPLKARLFDLQEETQKLQTEANNLRQKLQEAQLSKVKIAELKQALAQKEADFKTIFDRHEALRQNINQQETDHNRAIAATNQQIKNLESLLASANESIKTLQKQAKQDNNKAVFQPVYELIKAEQWEEALDWLDQDEAYEATQTTQLVGDKWLLRGQIWLALAHTDEAEKCYQKATEYRPFMERWEALANFYATTQQLHAQADSLKNALSHTQTEPEKARLALNLGNLYSSLQRYDESESYYRKALAIRERLAQVQPQAFEAYLSHTFHNLGHLYSSLQRYDESESYYRKALDIIERLAQVQPQAFEADLSMTYHNLGSLYSSLQRYDESESYYRKALDIRERLAQVQPQAFEADLSMTYHNLGNLYSSLQRYDESESYHRKALAIIERLAQVQPQAFEAYLSHTFHNLGNLCSSLQRYDESESYYRKALAIRERLAQVQPQAFEAYLSHTFHNLGHLYSSLQRYDESESYYRKALAIRERLAQVQPQAFEAYLSHTFHNLGHLYSSLQRYDESESYYRKALAIRERLAQVQPQAFEADLSMTYHNLGNLYSFLQRYDESESYYRKALAIRERLAQVQPQAFEAYLSHTFHNLGSLYSSLQRYDESESYYRKALAIRERLAQVQPQAFEADLSMTYHNLGNLYSSLQCYDESESYYRKALDIYKRLAQVQPQAFEIDWAKTLYSYALLQKKQDKPYNDTVLQVIHLFEQHPMHPESHQYLFKLRKIAAFFKEEIAKISNAYQKIIHQAELKQWEGVLHACSDFEVLYQKLNPTQQLEDQDLYAEVLMWRGRAYSCRASVAVIPAKESLYAAHELFCALEESTLAWQNGFYLIEELKKELSTGWMSRLSSNKKQFESILAVYQTLHSLGEPEEKAFVEKIKAIAKSLQAL, encoded by the coding sequence ATGAAAGAGAAAACACAACCTAGAAACCCTTACCTGCTTGCGCTGTTTAAGGCCTTGGTGAAGTATGAAGTGTGCAGTACGATTTGTGTGGGGGCAGAAGTAAAAGAGAGTGAGTTTGCAAACAAAATAGACGATATTAATAGTTATTTGGCTAATCAAAACTTAAAAGGCTTTGGAACAGCCGATAATGCCCAAGATAGGTTGATGGGATTAGAAGGCAATAACCCGACTGATGATTCCCTTAACAAGTTTTGTGTATCACTACTAAAAAACAAGTACGGTTACTGTCACTGGATAGATTTTACAGATAAAGAAAAGCCAAAAACAGCGGTACCAACTACTAACGAAAAATTGTTTCCGCTCGTAAGGCGGAGACTCTTGGAAATCATTGTAACTGCCGAGAAAATAACTGTGCAAGCTGATATAAACCAACAAAACCAAGCCAATGAAGAAAAGCTCGTTCCCCTCAAAGCCCGCTTATTTGACTTGCAGGAAGAAACTCAAAAGCTGCAAACCGAGGCTAATAACTTGCGGCAGAAGCTACAAGAGGCCCAATTAAGCAAAGTCAAAATAGCTGAGCTAAAACAGGCTTTAGCTCAAAAAGAAGCAGATTTTAAAACGATTTTTGACCGGCACGAAGCACTTCGACAAAATATTAACCAACAAGAAACCGACCACAATCGCGCTATTGCTGCCACTAATCAACAAATAAAAAATCTTGAAAGTCTATTGGCCTCTGCCAACGAGTCAATAAAAACCCTTCAAAAGCAAGCTAAACAAGATAATAATAAAGCAGTTTTTCAGCCTGTTTATGAACTGATTAAAGCCGAACAATGGGAAGAAGCCTTAGATTGGCTTGACCAAGACGAAGCCTACGAAGCCACCCAAACTACCCAACTCGTGGGCGATAAGTGGCTGCTACGAGGGCAGATTTGGCTGGCCCTGGCCCATACCGACGAAGCCGAAAAGTGCTACCAAAAAGCCACCGAGTACCGCCCGTTTATGGAGCGTTGGGAAGCATTGGCCAATTTTTATGCCACTACTCAGCAGCTACATGCCCAAGCCGATAGCTTAAAAAACGCCCTCAGCCACACCCAAACAGAACCCGAAAAGGCTCGATTGGCTCTTAACTTGGGCAACTTGTACTCCTCCCTTCAACGCTATGATGAAAGCGAAAGCTATTACCGAAAAGCCTTAGCAATCAGAGAGCGATTGGCCCAAGTACAACCCCAAGCCTTTGAGGCTTATCTAAGCCATACTTTCCATAACCTGGGCCACTTGTACTCCTCCCTTCAACGCTATGACGAAAGCGAAAGCTATTACCGAAAAGCCTTAGACATCATAGAGCGATTGGCCCAAGTACAACCCCAAGCCTTTGAGGCTGATTTGAGCATGACTTACCATAACCTGGGCAGTTTGTACTCTTCCCTTCAACGCTATGACGAAAGCGAAAGCTATTACCGAAAAGCCTTAGACATCAGAGAGCGATTGGCCCAAGTACAACCCCAAGCCTTTGAGGCTGATTTGAGCATGACTTACCATAACCTAGGCAATTTGTACTCTTCCCTTCAACGCTATGACGAAAGCGAAAGCTATCACCGAAAAGCCTTAGCAATCATAGAGCGATTGGCCCAAGTACAACCCCAAGCCTTTGAGGCTTATCTAAGCCATACTTTCCATAACCTGGGCAATTTGTGCTCTTCCCTTCAACGCTATGACGAAAGTGAAAGCTATTACCGAAAAGCCTTAGCAATCAGAGAGCGATTGGCCCAAGTACAACCCCAAGCCTTTGAGGCTTATCTGAGCCATACTTTCCATAACCTGGGCCACTTGTACTCCTCCCTTCAACGCTATGATGAAAGCGAAAGCTATTACCGAAAAGCCTTAGCAATCAGAGAGCGATTGGCCCAAGTACAACCCCAAGCCTTTGAGGCTTATCTGAGCCATACTTTCCATAACCTGGGCCACTTGTACTCCTCCCTTCAACGTTATGATGAAAGCGAAAGCTATTACCGAAAAGCCTTAGCAATCAGAGAGCGATTGGCCCAAGTACAACCCCAAGCCTTTGAGGCTGATTTGAGCATGACTTACCATAACCTGGGCAACTTGTACTCTTTCCTTCAACGCTATGATGAAAGCGAAAGCTATTACCGAAAAGCCTTAGCAATCAGAGAGCGATTGGCCCAAGTACAACCCCAAGCCTTTGAGGCTTATCTGAGCCATACTTTCCATAACCTGGGCAGTTTGTACTCCTCCCTTCAACGCTATGACGAAAGCGAAAGCTATTACCGAAAAGCTTTAGCAATCAGAGAGCGATTGGCCCAAGTACAACCCCAAGCCTTTGAGGCTGATTTGAGCATGACTTACCATAACCTGGGCAACTTGTACTCTTCCCTTCAATGCTATGACGAAAGTGAAAGCTATTACCGAAAAGCCTTAGACATCTATAAGCGATTGGCCCAAGTACAACCCCAAGCATTTGAAATAGATTGGGCGAAAACGTTGTATTCGTACGCTTTACTACAAAAAAAGCAAGACAAACCCTATAATGATACAGTGTTGCAGGTCATCCATCTCTTTGAGCAGCACCCTATGCATCCTGAGAGTCATCAATACTTGTTTAAGCTACGCAAAATAGCTGCTTTTTTCAAGGAAGAGATAGCCAAAATCAGCAATGCTTACCAAAAAATAATACACCAAGCAGAACTTAAACAATGGGAGGGAGTGCTGCATGCTTGTAGTGATTTTGAAGTGCTCTATCAAAAACTAAACCCTACCCAACAACTGGAAGACCAAGACCTTTATGCAGAAGTGCTTATGTGGCGGGGGCGGGCATACTCGTGCCGTGCATCGGTAGCTGTCATACCCGCCAAAGAAAGTCTCTATGCTGCACATGAGTTATTCTGTGCTTTAGAAGAAAGTACCTTAGCGTGGCAAAATGGTTTTTATCTCATTGAAGAACTCAAAAAGGAACTTTCAACGGGTTGGATGAGTCGTTTGTCATCTAATAAAAAACAGTTCGAATCCATCCTTGCCGTTTATCAAACCTTACATTCTCTCGGTGAGCCGGAAGAAAAAGCATTTGTAGAAAAAATAAAAGCCATTGCAAAGAGCCTTCAGGCGTTATAA
- a CDS encoding M23 family metallopeptidase → MRFMLPAALANLRDDSCFTVGLTHTQGEVEVWPTATFKDESRLYGEPIRFTVVEKSPTLPWTDIVFDEKDFGRVKNGTKPHTGIDVMAVVDTEIRSAGRGVVHSYTSASASAFGALNPDKSGPAIWITYQDKDGQLYYLLYGHIASSYTGTTSYSITLKAGSTVEDGQVIGKVAPFSNSGKRADHLHIGVYKPLKKTNGTYYGPPTSGWGYGTISRSPEGEFISPNTFFGTVRLKVN, encoded by the coding sequence ATGCGCTTTATGCTGCCTGCTGCGCTTGCCAATCTTCGGGATGACTCATGTTTTACAGTTGGCCTTACACACACGCAGGGCGAGGTAGAGGTATGGCCTACGGCTACATTCAAAGACGAAAGCAGACTCTATGGGGAGCCAATTCGGTTTACAGTTGTTGAAAAATCGCCAACACTTCCATGGACTGATATAGTCTTCGATGAGAAAGACTTTGGGCGGGTGAAAAACGGAACGAAACCTCATACAGGAATCGATGTGATGGCTGTGGTAGATACAGAAATCAGAAGTGCGGGTAGAGGAGTTGTGCATTCCTACACCTCAGCATCGGCATCAGCGTTTGGAGCGTTAAATCCAGACAAGTCAGGTCCTGCAATTTGGATTACTTATCAAGACAAAGATGGCCAACTTTATTATTTGTTGTATGGCCACATCGCCAGTTCTTATACGGGTACGACGAGTTATTCTATTACCTTAAAAGCCGGCAGTACCGTCGAAGATGGCCAAGTAATTGGCAAAGTCGCCCCATTCTCAAACTCCGGAAAGCGCGCTGATCACCTGCATATCGGGGTGTACAAGCCGTTAAAGAAGACAAACGGTACTTATTATGGCCCGCCTACTTCAGGTTGGGGGTATGGAACTATCAGCCGTAGCCCGGAGGGTGAATTTATCAGTCCCAATACTTTCTTTGGCACTGTACGCCTCAAAGTCAATTAA